The genome window tgccgtaatgtcaaactaatgtcagaatcggaatccttgaactcgacatatccgaaaaagtgtccttgtgcatgattataggtgctctggttcaaaacttaaattttcaaaatggtggcggcgaccattttggattttggcctctagcgaaaaatgccgggattttcgcgagggacatgggggctattttttttcttgaaTGGTCCAtgatagaagtcgaatcaatcgtcaaaccttactagccagagagtggtcaccaaattgaagtttttgacttAACTAAAACATAGATCTAAAAATGGCTATAATTCGCCATTTGCACAGATCCAACATCTTGTTACCAAAACAAGCTCCTGCAAACGCATGCACAAACAGCGCATGTTTGTTTCttgcgcttttctagcaacgcgcAAGAAAGCTTTTGCAAAGCATGCATTCGAGAGCCGTACTTATACACGCACTTTCGGAtataacctcgttttgagatgaacGTGCGATTGAGGAATAGGCCATCAAGAACTTGcagtatttcttttattttcagcgtACAACAATAACAGCAAAGCCAAACTGAAGAGCATTAAGGGAGACATCTGTGAACTTGGACAATTGAGCGAAGCATGCCGGGATGCGACCGCCATCATACACAGTGCGGCCTTCATTGATGTGTCGTCATTGCAAGATGAAAAGAAGTTGCATATGGTGAATGTAATAGGTATCCATGAATTACATCGTGTTTCTTCCTTCAAGTCTTTCCTtcccttctttccttttttccctttctttcttcatttcttcatttttttttctttttatttaattgATTAGGTGACTGATTGATAGTTTTTCCCTtctaaggccccgtatccataggctgttcccttgtggcacgTGCCCTtcttccgtgttcacttgttcccatgtgacctgccacacagaagTGGCCGtatagcggccactaagcaaaacaaaggttcgttgtctgtgtgtcaggtcacatgggaacaagtgaacacggaacaaggcacacgccacaaggaacAGTCAATGGATACTGGGGCCTATATTCAGgtattgttattttgttatttacaggAACAGACAACGTCATTCTAAGCTGCTTTGATAACAACATTGAGCGTCTCGTCTTCACCAGTACTGTTGATGCATATTTACCACCGACACCATTCCCCACTGCTAATGTTACAGAACTCGAAGCACAAACACCTTCCAACTTCCTAATGGGATCTTACGGAGCAACTAAAAACAAAGCTGAATGGTTGGTGATGCAACATAATAGATCACCGCTGCAAAACGGCAACCTTCTTCGCACATGCGCACTGCGTATAGGGTGCATGTACGGCGAAGGTGATGAAATAACCCGAAACCTAATGGAGCTTCCTGCTAAGAGTAAGAAGAACTACCCAATAGGTCATGATGATCATGTAATACAGAAGATATACGCTGGTAATGCTGCATGGGCTCATGTTTTGGCGGTGCATAAGTTGAAGGATTCTTCTGTTTTCTCGCCGGCTGGTAAAAGCATGTTCATAGAGGATGACACTCCATTGAAATCACTATCCGCACATTTTCAGCCTTATGTAGATGGACTTGGTGCAGTCAATAGTTTCCGTATTTCCTTTCGCTTGATCTACGCAGTGGCGGCTATGATGGACTTTCTCTCCTGGCTACTGCAACCGATCTACAGCATCAGATCTAACATCACCAGGTCGTCTATCCTGTTCTGCAAGAACAACTATACCATGAGATCGATACTAGCCCGTCGATGTCTAGGTTACAAACCACTGTATACATATGATGAGGGCATTGCGAGGAGCATAGTTTATCTCAAGGCTGCTTTGAATGTCCAATAAATCTGAGAATAAAAAAAACGTAAAGTCCAAAATGCCACTGTTTTGGATTAccagttattttgaaagaaagataataatactaaataattaaaataGCAAAGTAACGATTGTTtctttaaaggatgtctccggtaatcacaacattatgcccttTATGTCAGAATATTGcattattatcaagcacgaatcatgtggttttattttaaacaaactcatattgaccataaaagggaattaaaacagccgtctctcaacacgtgatattcaaaattcccgggcgccgaaattgtctagtgcaatgacgtcccagtaatgcaatgaaggctgacgacaattgagcacaataaccattacgtcattacacttagacaatttcggcgaaGGAATtctgaatatcgcgtgttgagagccgcctgttttattcatttatagcctcctttatagacttcagacccacacaagcacacatttgggatacgtgagtacaatggtaccactttacacatgactgcccttacacatgactgtagtgtggtcacttattgatactcgcctgttgtgtagagcgttaatatgatgccggatcagtgaccaattcaatagcggaacccctttgttcgaaacaatggtaccacttttatgaatagcctgtcgcaacttctaatcggcatcaaacgaacaaaacatataatctattgcgactctttttctattaaaagctctttgggtaAAACAAGCTAAAACAATTTtttgcactggtacgttcacgcggtacctctgcattgaaccatatcaagctgatcactcgcacctgtaagattagtatatttgaaaggagcggtattgtattcaatctatgattgcagacatgcacaggtgatgagtacaacctacttgtagtgcagcgcgatacattcaaaaattgttttaccccattgctatggtagtcaagTCAAGGCAGTCAAgctagctcaatcgttaaggcgctcgactatgatgcgagaggttgcgggttcgaaccctggcggtggctAGTATGCTCtggtgaaaaattgagttagcttgaaattcccctagacaaggaacttactgataATTGTCGGGTATAACTTATAACCCTTACGAATTATTAATATGGTAAATATAAATATGACGTGTTTAATATGTAGACCTGTGCGCTCCAAAGAATATATGCGATCGATCAAAGTACACTGGTGTGGCagtttaaggcccattcagtgattcactcatccggacgatcgtaaaaaatatcaacattcagattttggtacctttgtcattgtcagatGTACTGCCATAGCCGACTAgtattttaagacaaaataaggcatttggacatgaatctgcaatttatatactgacagtatataaggagctgtacaataattatgagccctgatggAAGGGTAAAATGGGGGAAGATTTGGCAAGCGGGGGGGGCaatatttggcacacattcatggggcgctttgtaaataaaaggcttaggaaaacagtatagaAACGCTATGCACATTTTTCTCCCCATTGCGCTCGCAACaagtatctagaccatttaaggtttgcaaattgggacccgaaaaatttgccatgtgcaaggggagggggcaaagttgttttggcAGTCGGAGAGGGGTTggagcaagtgatttttggcggcCCGAGGGTTGGGTTTAGAAATTTTACcaccggctcataattattgcacagcccctaaattagctacatgtattttaatggggcttcaacttcatcaagaCTGCTGCTTTCTTCATTgccacatttttcatttcaaaaatatcaaaatgacaatttgaatgatttatccttcacttttaagcaatttataaacaattattttttatacttgcactgggatcactgaatgggcctttaatgttgCATTTCTCACTAAAAGGTCACAGAGAGTTCCCTCAAGTTTCGTTCCAGAAAATAAacctactggagtaaacatttacacatcacacaacaaacgagcatagtgaaaaactactggagaaaacatcacacattttttaaatactttttttaaatctGGAGGTTGAAAGGgaatcataaatattcttgactatgaagaaatatgatttttttttgtgcgtcggagagacccactataaatttccattaaattttgcagcaaaaaaaggtttgttttttccatttgaagatatggattataaaaataaaaaaatatcatattattcATTTAGCTATTCATCATAGGCGGAGGCACCATAGTTAACGTTAGCTTCGGGagggcgagttggcgcagcggtagttccctc of Amphiura filiformis chromosome 14, Afil_fr2py, whole genome shotgun sequence contains these proteins:
- the LOC140169339 gene encoding 3 beta-hydroxysteroid dehydrogenase/Delta 5-->4-isomerase type 4-like, which gives rise to MAKGSNVTTLRQAWEIAFTEKVCVREIPGLKNHSASKSLSGLEPVAYNNNSKAKLKSIKGDICELGQLSEACRDATAIIHSAAFIDVSSLQDEKKLHMVNVIGTDNVILSCFDNNIERLVFTSTVDAYLPPTPFPTANVTELEAQTPSNFLMGSYGATKNKAEWLVMQHNRSPLQNGNLLRTCALRIGCMYGEGDEITRNLMELPAKSKKNYPIGHDDHVIQKIYAGNAAWAHVLAVHKLKDSSVFSPAGKSMFIEDDTPLKSLSAHFQPYVDGLGAVNSFRISFRLIYAVAAMMDFLSWLLQPIYSIRSNITRSSILFCKNNYTMRSILARRCLGYKPLYTYDEGIARSIVYLKAALNVQ